In a genomic window of Rhododendron vialii isolate Sample 1 chromosome 12a, ASM3025357v1:
- the LOC131311946 gene encoding serine/threonine-protein kinase Aurora-3-like isoform X1 → MAFTHSSQPGFAVSNEKRNGGLGSGSRSEKAQKQWSLQDFEIGKPLGKGKFGRVYLARELKSKFIVALKVIFKEQIEKYKLHHQLKREMEIQTNLRHPNVLRLYGWFHDDDRIYLILEYAHGGELYRQLRKTGHLGERQAATYIASLTQALAYCHEKDVIHRDIKPENLLLDHEGRLKIADFGWSVQSRSKRHTMCGTLDYLAPEMVENKAHDYAVDNWTLGILCYEFLFGVPPFEAESQTDTFRRIMKVDLRFPSTPHVSSEAKNLIIRVKGKSLRCMSLTCSLAAAIYGLWRERNLSNFPGKAMGHDQVMKGIADGVRDFLSTRRNVKQSLKNQDLCRQWGLPNRIFFPV, encoded by the exons ATGGCCTTCACCCATTCTTCCCAACCAG GATTTGCAGTATCAAATGAAAAGAGGAATGGAGGTTTAGGCAGCGGCAGTCGCAGCGAGAAG GCTCAGAAACAGTGGTCGTTGCAAGACTTCGAGATCGGAAAACCCCTCGGCAAAGGCAAATTCGGCCGCGTATACCTCGCTCGTGAACTCAAG AGCAAGTTCATAGTGGCGTTGAAGGTGATATTCAAGGAGCAGATAGAGAAGTACAAGCTGCACCACCAGctgaagagagagatggagatcCAGACGAATCTTCGACACCCTAACGTGCTCAGGTTGTACGGATGGTTCCACGACGATGACCGGATTTACTTGATCTTGGAGTATGCACATGGCGGCGAGCTCTATCGCCAGCTCCGAAAGACCGGCCATCTTGGCGAGAGACAGGCCGCTACA TACATTGCAAGCCTTACTCAAGCGTTGGCGTATTGTCACGAGAAGGATGTGATTCACCGGGATATCAAGCCAGAGAATTTGTTGCTTGATCACGAG GGTCGTCTGAAGATTGCAGACTTTGGGTGGTCTGTTCAATCCAGAAGCAAGAGACACACCATGTGTGGAACTCTGGACTATCTAGCACCAGAAATGGTGGAAAACAAAGCCCATGACTATGCAGTTGATAATTGGACTTTGGGCATCCTGTGTTATGAGTTCTTATTTGGCGTCCCTCCATTTGAGGCTGAGAGCCAAACTGATACATTCAGAAG GATTATGAAGGTTGACCTCAGATTCCCTTCCACCCCTCATGTTTCGTCAGAAGCTAAAAATCTCATTATCCGG GTGAAGGGTAAAAGCTTGAGGTGTATGAGTCTTACGTGTTCTTTGGCTGCTGCTATTTATGGgctttggagagagaggaatttgTCGAATTTTCCAGGGAAAGCTATGGGGCATGATCAGGTGATGAAAGGCATTGCAGATGGTGTTAGAGATTTCCTTAGCACAAGGAGAAACGTAAAGCAATCTCTGAAGAATCAAGACCTATGCAGGCAATGGGGCTTACCTAATAGGATTTTCTTCCCTGTATAG
- the LOC131311946 gene encoding serine/threonine-protein kinase Aurora-3-like isoform X2 gives MAFTHSSQPGFAVSNEKRNGGLGSGSRSEKSKFIVALKVIFKEQIEKYKLHHQLKREMEIQTNLRHPNVLRLYGWFHDDDRIYLILEYAHGGELYRQLRKTGHLGERQAATYIASLTQALAYCHEKDVIHRDIKPENLLLDHEGRLKIADFGWSVQSRSKRHTMCGTLDYLAPEMVENKAHDYAVDNWTLGILCYEFLFGVPPFEAESQTDTFRRIMKVDLRFPSTPHVSSEAKNLIIRVKGKSLRCMSLTCSLAAAIYGLWRERNLSNFPGKAMGHDQVMKGIADGVRDFLSTRRNVKQSLKNQDLCRQWGLPNRIFFPV, from the exons ATGGCCTTCACCCATTCTTCCCAACCAG GATTTGCAGTATCAAATGAAAAGAGGAATGGAGGTTTAGGCAGCGGCAGTCGCAGCGAGAAG AGCAAGTTCATAGTGGCGTTGAAGGTGATATTCAAGGAGCAGATAGAGAAGTACAAGCTGCACCACCAGctgaagagagagatggagatcCAGACGAATCTTCGACACCCTAACGTGCTCAGGTTGTACGGATGGTTCCACGACGATGACCGGATTTACTTGATCTTGGAGTATGCACATGGCGGCGAGCTCTATCGCCAGCTCCGAAAGACCGGCCATCTTGGCGAGAGACAGGCCGCTACA TACATTGCAAGCCTTACTCAAGCGTTGGCGTATTGTCACGAGAAGGATGTGATTCACCGGGATATCAAGCCAGAGAATTTGTTGCTTGATCACGAG GGTCGTCTGAAGATTGCAGACTTTGGGTGGTCTGTTCAATCCAGAAGCAAGAGACACACCATGTGTGGAACTCTGGACTATCTAGCACCAGAAATGGTGGAAAACAAAGCCCATGACTATGCAGTTGATAATTGGACTTTGGGCATCCTGTGTTATGAGTTCTTATTTGGCGTCCCTCCATTTGAGGCTGAGAGCCAAACTGATACATTCAGAAG GATTATGAAGGTTGACCTCAGATTCCCTTCCACCCCTCATGTTTCGTCAGAAGCTAAAAATCTCATTATCCGG GTGAAGGGTAAAAGCTTGAGGTGTATGAGTCTTACGTGTTCTTTGGCTGCTGCTATTTATGGgctttggagagagaggaatttgTCGAATTTTCCAGGGAAAGCTATGGGGCATGATCAGGTGATGAAAGGCATTGCAGATGGTGTTAGAGATTTCCTTAGCACAAGGAGAAACGTAAAGCAATCTCTGAAGAATCAAGACCTATGCAGGCAATGGGGCTTACCTAATAGGATTTTCTTCCCTGTATAG
- the LOC131311946 gene encoding serine/threonine-protein kinase Aurora-3-like isoform X4 — protein MAFTHSSQPGFAVSNEKRNGGLGSGSRSEKAQKQWSLQDFEIGKPLGKGKFGRVYLARELKSKFIVALKVIFKEQIEKYKLHHQLKREMEIQTNLRHPNVLRLYGWFHDDDRIYLILEYAHGGELYRQLRKTGHLGERQAATYIASLTQALAYCHEKDVIHRDIKPENLLLDHEGRLKIADFGWSVQSRSKRHTMCGTLDYLAPEMVENKAHDYAVDNWTLGILCYEFLFGVPPFEAESQTDTFRRIMKVDLRFPSTPHVSSEAKNLIIRLLVKDSSKRLSLQKIMEHPWIIKNADPSGEG, from the exons ATGGCCTTCACCCATTCTTCCCAACCAG GATTTGCAGTATCAAATGAAAAGAGGAATGGAGGTTTAGGCAGCGGCAGTCGCAGCGAGAAG GCTCAGAAACAGTGGTCGTTGCAAGACTTCGAGATCGGAAAACCCCTCGGCAAAGGCAAATTCGGCCGCGTATACCTCGCTCGTGAACTCAAG AGCAAGTTCATAGTGGCGTTGAAGGTGATATTCAAGGAGCAGATAGAGAAGTACAAGCTGCACCACCAGctgaagagagagatggagatcCAGACGAATCTTCGACACCCTAACGTGCTCAGGTTGTACGGATGGTTCCACGACGATGACCGGATTTACTTGATCTTGGAGTATGCACATGGCGGCGAGCTCTATCGCCAGCTCCGAAAGACCGGCCATCTTGGCGAGAGACAGGCCGCTACA TACATTGCAAGCCTTACTCAAGCGTTGGCGTATTGTCACGAGAAGGATGTGATTCACCGGGATATCAAGCCAGAGAATTTGTTGCTTGATCACGAG GGTCGTCTGAAGATTGCAGACTTTGGGTGGTCTGTTCAATCCAGAAGCAAGAGACACACCATGTGTGGAACTCTGGACTATCTAGCACCAGAAATGGTGGAAAACAAAGCCCATGACTATGCAGTTGATAATTGGACTTTGGGCATCCTGTGTTATGAGTTCTTATTTGGCGTCCCTCCATTTGAGGCTGAGAGCCAAACTGATACATTCAGAAG GATTATGAAGGTTGACCTCAGATTCCCTTCCACCCCTCATGTTTCGTCAGAAGCTAAAAATCTCATTATCCGG CTTCTTGTGAAGGACTCGTCCAAAAGGCTATCGCTTCAGAAGATCATGGAGCacccttggataataaaaaATGCTGATCCATCGG GTGAAGGGTAA
- the LOC131311946 gene encoding serine/threonine-protein kinase Aurora-3-like isoform X3: MAFTHSSQPGFAVSNEKRNGGLGSGSRSEKAQKQWSLQDFEIGKPLGKGKFGRVYLARELKSKFIVALKVIFKEQIEKYKLHHQLKREMEIQTNLRHPNVLRLYGWFHDDDRIYLILEYAHGGELYRQLRKTGHLGERQAATYIASLTQALAYCHEKDVIHRDIKPENLLLDHEGRLKIADFGWSVQSRSKRHTMCGTLDYLAPEMVENKAHDYAVDNWTLGILCYEFLFGVPPFEAESQTDTFRRIMKVDLRFPSTPHVSSEAKNLIIRLLVKDSSKRLSLQKIMEHPWIIKNADPSGTCSKFNP, from the exons ATGGCCTTCACCCATTCTTCCCAACCAG GATTTGCAGTATCAAATGAAAAGAGGAATGGAGGTTTAGGCAGCGGCAGTCGCAGCGAGAAG GCTCAGAAACAGTGGTCGTTGCAAGACTTCGAGATCGGAAAACCCCTCGGCAAAGGCAAATTCGGCCGCGTATACCTCGCTCGTGAACTCAAG AGCAAGTTCATAGTGGCGTTGAAGGTGATATTCAAGGAGCAGATAGAGAAGTACAAGCTGCACCACCAGctgaagagagagatggagatcCAGACGAATCTTCGACACCCTAACGTGCTCAGGTTGTACGGATGGTTCCACGACGATGACCGGATTTACTTGATCTTGGAGTATGCACATGGCGGCGAGCTCTATCGCCAGCTCCGAAAGACCGGCCATCTTGGCGAGAGACAGGCCGCTACA TACATTGCAAGCCTTACTCAAGCGTTGGCGTATTGTCACGAGAAGGATGTGATTCACCGGGATATCAAGCCAGAGAATTTGTTGCTTGATCACGAG GGTCGTCTGAAGATTGCAGACTTTGGGTGGTCTGTTCAATCCAGAAGCAAGAGACACACCATGTGTGGAACTCTGGACTATCTAGCACCAGAAATGGTGGAAAACAAAGCCCATGACTATGCAGTTGATAATTGGACTTTGGGCATCCTGTGTTATGAGTTCTTATTTGGCGTCCCTCCATTTGAGGCTGAGAGCCAAACTGATACATTCAGAAG GATTATGAAGGTTGACCTCAGATTCCCTTCCACCCCTCATGTTTCGTCAGAAGCTAAAAATCTCATTATCCGG CTTCTTGTGAAGGACTCGTCCAAAAGGCTATCGCTTCAGAAGATCATGGAGCacccttggataataaaaaATGCTGATCCATCGGGTACCTGCTCTAAATTCAATCCTTAG